Genomic segment of Kingella negevensis:
CATTGATGCCCAACATTGGCAGCCTGAAAAATGGCAAACAAAACGCAGCCTGAAACTTTCAGGCTGCGTTTTCATTTATACTTTCGCTTTTTTGAAAACAGGATAAACCACATGATTTCACGTCAAACCTTACTTACTTGGTGCGACCAAACCCTGCAAACCGCGCAATTCAAAGATTACGCACCCAACGGTTTGCAAGTGGAAGGCAAAAACGAGATTCGCAAAATCATCACCGCCGTAACCACCAGCCGCGCCGCGATTGAATTTGCCGCAGAGCAGGGCGCAGATATGCTGCTGGTACATCACGGCATGTTCTGGAAAAGCGAACCCGTTACGATTACAGGCTGGAAAAAGCAACGTATCGCCACGCTACTGAAACACCAAATCAATTTAGTTGGCTATCATTTGCCATTAGACGCACACCCAACGCTGGGCAATAATACGCAATTAGCCGCGCAAATGAGTTGGCAGCCTGAAAATGCGTTTGGCGAACAAAATCTACTGAACATCGGTTCGCTGCCTGAAAACCAACAAACGTTGGCAGATTTAGCCGCGCAACTGAAAACCGTGTTGCAACGCGAACCTGTTGTCGTGGGCAATCTTTCAGGCAGCTTGAAAAAAGTGGCGTGGTGTACGGGTGGCGCACAGGGATTTTTTCAGGCTGCGATTGACGCTGGTGCGGACGTGTTTATCACAGGCGAAATTTCTGAAGCGCAATATCATTTGGCAAACGAAACAGGTGTGGCGTTTGTGAGTGCGGGACATCACGCAACGGAGCGTTATGGCGTGCAAGCGTTGGGCAAGGCGATTGCAGAAGAATTTGGTTTAGATGTGCAATTTTTTGATGAAAGTAATCCTGCGTAATAATTAAGTTGCAGCCTGAAATGCTCCAGCGTAGAGATTTCTTGTGTTTTGGTTATTTTGTAAAGCTCAATAGTCAAAATCAATCTTGCTAAAAACCCCTTGATTTTTTAAATGTTTCAGGCTGTCAATGGATTAATTGCAGCCTGAAAACAAGTTTACAAATACCACAATTCTCAACTATTCTTTGTAAAAACTTTACTTAAATTTAAATAATGCTTTAATTGCCGTAGTGGTTTCAGTTAGAATTACAGAGTTAGATACTATCAACCACTGCGGTGCGCGTATGTGCGCCAAAAAATGGAATACAAACAAATGGATAATAAAGAAATCAATCAAGGACGCCGCCGTTTCCTTGTGCTGGCAACATCGGGCGCAGGCGCGGTTGCTACGGCAGGCGCAGCAGTTCCTTTCGTGGCAAGCTGGTTTCCTTCTGAGAAAGCAAAGGCGGCTGGTGCTTCCGTTGAAGTGGACATCAGCAAAGTAGAAGCAGGGCAATTATTAACGGCTGAATGGCGCGGTAAACCTATTTTTGTGTTGAACCGCACGCCACAGCAAGTCAAAGATTTGGCCACTTTAGACGGCGAATTGGCAGACCCTAAATCTGAAGTTGACCAGCAGCCTGAATACTGCAAAAACCCTACTCGTGCCATTAAAGAAAACATCTGGGTGGCTGTGGGCATTTGTACTCACTTAGGTTGTTCGCCAACGTATCGCCCTGATGTGGGTGCGGCAGACTTGGGTGGCAACTGGAAGGGTGGCTTCTTCTGCCCATGCCACGGTTCTAAATTTGACTTGGCAGGTCGCGTATTCAAAGGCGTGCCAGCACCAACCAATTTAGTCATTCCGCCTTATAAATATGTGAACGACAACGTTGTTCTCATCGGCGAAGACAAATAGGGGATTGAAAATGGCAAACCAAACCAATAACAAAGCAAAAGCATTGTTGGACTGGGTGGACGCTCGTTTCCCCTTGACCAAATTGTGGAACGACCATGTGGGTCAATACTACGCGCCAAAAAACTTTAACTTTTGGTATTTCTTCGGTTCGTTGGCATTGCTGGTACTCGTGATTCAAATCGTGAGCGGTATTTTCTTAACGATGAACTTCAAACCAGATGGCACAATCAACGCGCAAAACTTGCCTGTGGCATTTGCTGCAGTGGAATACATCATGCGCGACGTGTCGGGTGGCTGGATTATCCGCTACATGCACTCAACAGGTGCATCATTCTTCTTCATTACGGTTTATCTGCACATGTTCCGTGGCTTGATTTACGGTTCATACAAAAAACCGCGTGAATTGGTGTGGGTGTTCGGCTCGCTGATTTTCTTGGCATTGATGGCTGAAGCGTTTATGGGCTATTTGTTGCCTTGGGGACAAATGTCGTTCTGGGGTGCGCAAGTGATTATTAACTTGTTCAGTGCAATCCCAGTCATCGGTCCAGATTTGTCTACTTGGATTCGCGGCGACTTTAACGTGTCAGATGCAACCTTAAACCGCTTCTTTGCCTTGCACGTGATTGCCGTGCCTTTGGTGTTGCTTGGCTTAGTGGTGGCTCACTTGATTGCGCTGCATGAAGTTGGCTCAAACAACCCAGACGGTGTGGAAATCAAAAAACTGAAAGACGAAAACGGCATTCCGTTAGACGGCATTCCATTCCACCCTTACTACACCGTGAAAGACATTTTGGGCGTGGTGGTGTTCCTGATTGTGTTCTGCTCCGTGATGTTCTTCAAACCAGACGGTGGCGGTTATTTCTTGGAAGCCCCAAACTTTGACTCAGCTAACCCACTGGTTACGCCAGCGCACATTGCACCAGTTTGGTATTTCACACCGTTTTATGCGATTTTGCGTGCCATTCCATCATTTTTGGGTACACAAGTTTGGGGCGTAATCGGCATGGGCGCAGCGGTTGTATTGATTGCCTTGTTGCCATGGCTTGACCGTGGCGAAGTGAAATCGGTTCGTTATCGTGGTCCAATTTTCAAAACCGCATTGGTATTGTTCATTATCTCATTCATTGGTTTGGGTATTTTGGGCGCGATGGTGGCAACCGATACACGCACTTTGGTAGCGCGAATCTTGTCGATTGTGTATTTCGCATTCTTCTTGGGTATGCCGTTTTACACCAAAATGGACAAAAACTTGCCAGTGCCAGAGCGCGTAACCATGAGTACGCCAAAACAAAAAATCATGTTCTTCGTGTATGTTGCGATTACCGTGATTGGCTCGTATTTGTTTGCAACCATTATCTAAAAGGCAGCCTGAAATGAAAAAAGCATTGAAAAACGTGATTGCTGCCCTGTTGGTAGCAGCACCCATGAGCATGGCAGTGGCTTCAAGCGGCGGACATTATGAACACGCTGAAATCGACCCACGCGACCAAGTGAGTTTGCAACGCGGCGCACAAATTTTTGTGAACAACTGTTTGTCTTGCCATTCGGCAGCCGCTATGCGTTACAACCGTTTGCAAGACATCGGTTTGAGTGAAGACGAAATCAAGAAAAACTTGATGTTCACCACCGATAAAGTGGGCGATGTGATGCAAGCGCACATGTCGCCAGCTGATTCCAAAAAATGGTTTGGTAAAACACCGCCTGATTTAACGCTGATTGCCCGTTCTCGTGGTGCGGATTATATCTATGCTTACTTGCGTGGTTTCTATAAAGACCCAACCACGCCAACTGGCTGGAACAACACCATGTTGCCAAAAGCAGCCATGCCACACGTTTTGTGGGAGCAAGAAGGTGTGAAAGTTGCCAAGTTGGATAAAGACGGCAAAATGGTTTTGAAAGCGGACGGCACGCCTGACTGGACTTGGGAAAGCACAGGCAAACTGACGCGCATGACCAAAGACGGCAAAGTGATTACCAAAGAGTTCGACACTTACGCAAAAGATTTAACCAATTTCATGGCATACATGGCTGAGCCTGCTCAGGTTCAACGCAAACAAATTGGTTATATTGTGTTGATGTTCTTGCTGGCAGTTATGTTGCCATTGGCATATTTCCTAAAAAAAGAATACTGGAAAGATGTTCACTAAATGAAATGCAGCCTGAAAAGTTTTTCAGGCTGCGTTTTTTTTGTGTGTAGGTCAGATACTTGTATCCGACAATTTTTCACTTTCAGGCTGCTTTCATATTATAAACAAATACTTACAGCGTTTCTGTGGAAAAGTATCGCCAAATTTGCTATAATTTGCTTTATTTTCAATAATCTTTCAGGCTGCATAAAAATTAGGCAGCCTGAAAACATAAGTAAGAGAGACTGAAAACCATGATGACATTGTACTCAGGTATTACCTGCCCATTCAGCCACCGTTGTCGCTTCGTCCTGTTTGAAAAAGGCATGGATTTTGAAATCAAAGACATCGATATTTTCAACAAACCCGAGGATTTAGCCATTATGAACCCATACAACCAAGTACCCGTTTTGGTAGAACGCGACTTGGTTTTGTATGAATCAAACATCATCAACGAATACATTGACGAGCGTTTTCCACACCCGCAACTGATGCCAGCAGACCCCGTACAACGCGGACGCGGACGCTTGGTGTTGCACCGCTTAGAAAAAGAATTGTTTGTTCACGTTCAAACATTGGAAAACGTCGCCGCAACCAGTAAAGAACAAGCCAAAGCGCGTGAAGCCATCACACAAGGCTTAACCATGATTGCCCCAGCGTATGCCAAAAACAAATACGTTTTGGGCGATGATTTCTCAATGATTGACGTAGCACTTGCCCCATTATTGTGGCGTTTAGACCATTACGACATCAAATTAGGCAAAGCCGCAGCCCCATTGTTGAAATCAGCAGAACGCATTTTCCAACGCCAAGCGTTTATTGACGCATTAACGCCAGCCGAAAAAGCCATGCGTAAATAATTGGCAGCCTGAAAAATGACGATGACTTCTACCAAACCCTATTTAATTCGCGCCCTGTATGAATGGTGCTTGGATAACAACACCACGCCATACATCGCCGTTTGGGTAAACGAACATACACGTGTCCCAGCGCAATATGTGCAAGACAATCAAATCGTGTTGAGCATCAGCCAAACTGCCACCAAAGATTTGTTAATCGACAATGAATGGATTACGTTCCATGCACGATTTGGTGGCGTTGCACAAGAATTGATGATTCCTGTTGGACACGTGATGAGCATTTTCGCCAAAGAAACAGGCGAGGGCATGGGCTTTGAAGTGAGCGAATGGCAGCCTGAAAACAGTGCAGAGCCACAAACCACACAAGACACCGAAGCACCGAAGAAAAAAGTGCTGAAGCTCGTGAAATAACAAAAATCCCTAAACTGAAAAGTTTGGGGATTTTTTTCAGGCTGAAACCTTTGCAAAACTTGCGTAAGGTGGGATTTATCCCACCAAAGAAACCAAAAAATATCAGCTAACCTCATTTTCAGGCTGCATTTTGAAAATAATTATTTGCTCAAAAGCAGCCTGAAACCATTTCTGCTAAAATCCGCTTTCGCAAAAACACACAAAGTCACCCATGAATTACCGCAAGCAATTTGTCAAAGAAACCACACTTTCCGCCGCCGCCATTTTTTTGGTGGTACTCGCCATCCTTGTGTTCACGCAAGGGATTAACTTGCTCGGACGTGCAGCCGATGGTCGCGTGGCAACGGAAGCAGTTACCGCGCTGATTGGCTTTTGGACGGTGGGCATGACACCGCTTTTGGTGGTTTTAACCGCATACATCAGCATTTTGTCGGTGCTGACGCGATATTGGCGCGATAGCGAAATGGCGATTTGGCTTTCTAGCGGTTTGGGGTTGAAAAAATGGATTCGCCCCGTGCTATCGTTTGCCGTGCCATTGGCGATTTTGGTCGCCGTTATGCAAATGTATGTTTTGCCGTGGGCAGAATACCGTAGCCGTGAATACGCGGAAATTTTGAAGCAAAAACAAAATTTGTCGCTGGTGGAAGAAGGCAAGTTTACCGAGTTGGGCAAAAAAGACGGTCGCATGTATTTCGTGGAAACGTTTGACACGGAACAGGGCGAGATGAAAAACCTGTTTATCCGCGATGAGGACGAAACAGGGCGTGATAGCGTGGTGTTCGCCCAGCACGGGCATTTTGATGTAAGCGACAATCAGCGTAAATTGGTATTGGAACAGGGCTACCGTTACAGCGGCGTGGCTGGGCGCGGCGATTTCGACCAAGTGTCGTTTGAAAAACTGAATTTGGTGATTAATACCACGCCGAAAATTGTGAACCCGATTGATCATCGCCGCACGGTGCCAACGCTGAAACTGTTTGGCAGCAGCAATCCTGAATATCAGGGTGAATTGATGTGGCGATTGTCGTTGCCGATTACGGTGGTTTTACTGAGCTTGCTCGCCATTCCGATTTCGTATTTCAATCCGCGTTCGGGCAGTTCGTATAACGTGCTGACGGCAGTAGGCTTTTTCCTGCTGTACCAAAATGGTTTGACGGTGCTGCGTAACGCTGTGGAAGACGGCAAAATCAATTTTTGGGTGGGCTTTTTGCCGATGCATATTTTGATTGCGCTGAGTGTGTATGTGTTGATGAAAATGCGTTCAATGCCTGCGAAACCGTTTTGGACGGGATTGAAAGAAATGTTTTTACCGAATAAATAAATAGAACTTTTCAGGCTGCCATAATGCAGCCTGAAAAACTGGAATTTAGAGAAAAATGAAAAAATTATCTGTATTGCTAACCATGTTGCTCTGCGCAGCGTGTTCACAAGAAAAATCTGAAACTCCTGCTGCCAGCGCACCTGTCGCCGCGTCCGCCGAAGCAAAAGCACCGCTTGTGCTGACTGTGCAAGACGAAGCTCAAAAACTGTATGACTTAATGGCAAAATTTGACCGCGAAGAAGACGAGCAGCCTGAAATCCCTGAAGATGTCAGCGATGCTTCTGCCGCGCAAATGGTAAACGGACAAGTGAAATTGTTGCGCCAACACGTCGCAGAGTTGAAAAAACTGAATTTGCTCAATCAACCGATTATTGATGTGAGCGAGAAACTGATTAAGGCGTATGAAGTGGACGCGAAAATCGCGGAAGAAAACGCGGCGTTTATCGCTAACCCAGAAGCCGCTTTAGCCGAATCTGATTTGCCTGATGTGGACACCGAGCAAATGATTAACGATGCACGTAACGAATTGGTGCAAATGTTGCCAGTTGGGGCTTCTGAGCCTGCTTCTGCGCCGCAATAATTTCAGGTAGCCTGAAAATGAAATTATTGACTCGTTATTTAATTGTGCGCCTGAGCGTAATGTCGGGCTATGCTTTGCTGGCGATTTTGGCTTTGTATAGTTTTATTGATTTACTGAGCGAAATCACCCATGTGGGCGTAGGCGTTTACAACGGTTGGGACGCGACTAAATACATCTTAATGCAAATGCCAGCACGTGCTTATCAGTTGATGCCTTTAGCGACGTTGATTGGCGGCTTGATTGCCCTGAGCCAATTGTCGTCCAACAGCGAATTGGCGGTGATTAAAACCAGCGGTTTGAGTACGCGAAACATCATTATGATTATCGTGAAATTCAGTGCGATTTTTGCCGTGATTACTGTGTTGCTGGGCGAATGGATTGCACCTGAATTGAATCGTCGCGCTGAAATGATGCGTACCAGCCAACGCGCCAGCGGTGCTTCTGTCACGTATGACGGACTGTGGATAAAGCAGCCTGAAAGCATGGTGAGCGTCGCCGCCATGTTGCCCGACCACACTTTAACGGGCATTAAAATTTGGCGATACAATCAGCAATATCAACTGGTTGAAGCCGTTACCGCAGAAAAAGCGACTATCACGAACGGCAAATGGACGCTGAAAAACGTGCAAAGCAGCACATTTGCAGACAACCGCGTTTATCCCAAAGCAGAAGCTGAACGTGAATGGCAAACCAATGTCAGCAATAATTTGTTAGACATTTTGCTGGTGCAGCCTGAACAAATGTCATTTAGCGCATTAACTAAATACATCAATTACTTAAAAAGTAATCAGCAGCAAACGCTGGCGTATGACGTGGCGTGGTGGAACAAATTGGTTTACCCAATTGCGACCATGGTGATGGCGTTGGTGGCGTTGGCGTTTACGCCTAATTCTGGTCGCCACAGCAATATGGGTTTGAAATTGTTTGGCGGCATTTGCTTGGGGTTGCTGTTTTTCTTTTCGGGCAGACTGTTTGGCTTTACCGCGCAGCTTTATGGTGTGCCAGCTTCTATCGCCGCGATTTTACCAACTGCCGCGTTTGCTTTGTGGGCAGGATATTTAATCCACAAGCAAGAAGCGCGATAGAATTTAGCTTGCTATAAATCAAATAGCAGCCTGAAAAATAAGAAATTTTAGTAGAACAAACCTAAATTTTGTTATAATCCTACATCGTAACTCAACCTTTTCAAGGATAGAAAAAATGACTATGCAACGTGATTTAACACGCATTCGCCACAACACTAAAATTGTGGCAACTTTAGGCCCAGGCAGCAACAACGTAGATTTGTTGCGCGATATGATTACCATCGGCGGCTTGCACGTGGTTCGTTTCAACTTCAGCCACGGCACACCAGAATTTCACGAAGGCAACGCACAAATCGTTCGTGAAGCAGCGCGTCAAGCAGGCATTGAAGTGGCTATTATGGCAGACTTGCAAGGCCCTAAAATCCGCGTGTCTAAATTAGAAAATGGCAGCGTGGACATTGCTGCTGGTGAATCTGTGTTGTTTGACGCTGCTTTAGAAGGCGAAGGCAACCGCGAACGCATCGGCTTGGATTACCGTGAATTGCCAAACGATGTGAAACCAGGTGATGTATTGTTGCTGGACGATGGTTTGCTGACCGTAACTGTAGAAAAAGTTTCAGGCAGTGAAATCCACACCATCGCAAACAACAGCCACAAATTGAAATCAAACAAAGGTATTAACAAACAAGGCGGCGGTTTGTCTGCTGGCGCGTTCACCGAAAAAGATTTCCGCGATTTGAAAACTGCCGTGAAAATCGGTTGCGATTACTTAGCTGTTTCTTTCGTGAAAAACGCGGAAGACATGAACATCGCTCGCCGTGCGGTTGCAGAAGAATGCGAAAAATTGGGTTTGACCATTCAACCAGGTTTGGTGTCAAAAATCGAACGCATTGAAGCGATTGAAAACTTGGACGAAATCATTTTGGCTTCAGACGGTATCATGGTTGCGCGCGGCGACTTGGCGGTTGAAGTGGGCAATGCAGCCGTTCCAGCATTGCAAAAACGCATGATTAAACGCGCACGCGAATTGCGTCGTTTTAGCA
This window contains:
- the lptG gene encoding LPS export ABC transporter permease LptG, giving the protein MKLLTRYLIVRLSVMSGYALLAILALYSFIDLLSEITHVGVGVYNGWDATKYILMQMPARAYQLMPLATLIGGLIALSQLSSNSELAVIKTSGLSTRNIIMIIVKFSAIFAVITVLLGEWIAPELNRRAEMMRTSQRASGASVTYDGLWIKQPESMVSVAAMLPDHTLTGIKIWRYNQQYQLVEAVTAEKATITNGKWTLKNVQSSTFADNRVYPKAEAEREWQTNVSNNLLDILLVQPEQMSFSALTKYINYLKSNQQQTLAYDVAWWNKLVYPIATMVMALVALAFTPNSGRHSNMGLKLFGGICLGLLFFFSGRLFGFTAQLYGVPASIAAILPTAAFALWAGYLIHKQEAR
- a CDS encoding cytochrome c1; the protein is MKKALKNVIAALLVAAPMSMAVASSGGHYEHAEIDPRDQVSLQRGAQIFVNNCLSCHSAAAMRYNRLQDIGLSEDEIKKNLMFTTDKVGDVMQAHMSPADSKKWFGKTPPDLTLIARSRGADYIYAYLRGFYKDPTTPTGWNNTMLPKAAMPHVLWEQEGVKVAKLDKDGKMVLKADGTPDWTWESTGKLTRMTKDGKVITKEFDTYAKDLTNFMAYMAEPAQVQRKQIGYIVLMFLLAVMLPLAYFLKKEYWKDVH
- a CDS encoding cytochrome b, which produces MANQTNNKAKALLDWVDARFPLTKLWNDHVGQYYAPKNFNFWYFFGSLALLVLVIQIVSGIFLTMNFKPDGTINAQNLPVAFAAVEYIMRDVSGGWIIRYMHSTGASFFFITVYLHMFRGLIYGSYKKPRELVWVFGSLIFLALMAEAFMGYLLPWGQMSFWGAQVIINLFSAIPVIGPDLSTWIRGDFNVSDATLNRFFALHVIAVPLVLLGLVVAHLIALHEVGSNNPDGVEIKKLKDENGIPLDGIPFHPYYTVKDILGVVVFLIVFCSVMFFKPDGGGYFLEAPNFDSANPLVTPAHIAPVWYFTPFYAILRAIPSFLGTQVWGVIGMGAAVVLIALLPWLDRGEVKSVRYRGPIFKTALVLFIISFIGLGILGAMVATDTRTLVARILSIVYFAFFLGMPFYTKMDKNLPVPERVTMSTPKQKIMFFVYVAITVIGSYLFATII
- the lptF gene encoding LPS export ABC transporter permease LptF, translated to MNYRKQFVKETTLSAAAIFLVVLAILVFTQGINLLGRAADGRVATEAVTALIGFWTVGMTPLLVVLTAYISILSVLTRYWRDSEMAIWLSSGLGLKKWIRPVLSFAVPLAILVAVMQMYVLPWAEYRSREYAEILKQKQNLSLVEEGKFTELGKKDGRMYFVETFDTEQGEMKNLFIRDEDETGRDSVVFAQHGHFDVSDNQRKLVLEQGYRYSGVAGRGDFDQVSFEKLNLVINTTPKIVNPIDHRRTVPTLKLFGSSNPEYQGELMWRLSLPITVVLLSLLAIPISYFNPRSGSSYNVLTAVGFFLLYQNGLTVLRNAVEDGKINFWVGFLPMHILIALSVYVLMKMRSMPAKPFWTGLKEMFLPNK
- the pyk gene encoding pyruvate kinase → MTMQRDLTRIRHNTKIVATLGPGSNNVDLLRDMITIGGLHVVRFNFSHGTPEFHEGNAQIVREAARQAGIEVAIMADLQGPKIRVSKLENGSVDIAAGESVLFDAALEGEGNRERIGLDYRELPNDVKPGDVLLLDDGLLTVTVEKVSGSEIHTIANNSHKLKSNKGINKQGGGLSAGAFTEKDFRDLKTAVKIGCDYLAVSFVKNAEDMNIARRAVAEECEKLGLTIQPGLVSKIERIEAIENLDEIILASDGIMVARGDLAVEVGNAAVPALQKRMIKRARELRRFSITATQMMESMITNPVPTRAEVSDVANAVLDGTDAVMCSAETAVGAYPFETVRQMSLICAAAEKEQDSLVGVDESAVATNGETPHAIASSAVHVAKQINAKAIVALTESGNAAFHVSRYGILVPIYALTPSTQAQRRMAMYRGVRPIKLETSTEHNQALREAEASLVNLGVLQSRDQYVITCGSRMRETGGTDSLQVATVA
- a CDS encoding Nif3-like dinuclear metal center hexameric protein, translated to MISRQTLLTWCDQTLQTAQFKDYAPNGLQVEGKNEIRKIITAVTTSRAAIEFAAEQGADMLLVHHGMFWKSEPVTITGWKKQRIATLLKHQINLVGYHLPLDAHPTLGNNTQLAAQMSWQPENAFGEQNLLNIGSLPENQQTLADLAAQLKTVLQREPVVVGNLSGSLKKVAWCTGGAQGFFQAAIDAGADVFITGEISEAQYHLANETGVAFVSAGHHATERYGVQALGKAIAEEFGLDVQFFDESNPA
- a CDS encoding ClpXP protease specificity-enhancing factor — protein: MTMTSTKPYLIRALYEWCLDNNTTPYIAVWVNEHTRVPAQYVQDNQIVLSISQTATKDLLIDNEWITFHARFGGVAQELMIPVGHVMSIFAKETGEGMGFEVSEWQPENSAEPQTTQDTEAPKKKVLKLVK
- the petA gene encoding ubiquinol-cytochrome c reductase iron-sulfur subunit, whose translation is MDNKEINQGRRRFLVLATSGAGAVATAGAAVPFVASWFPSEKAKAAGASVEVDISKVEAGQLLTAEWRGKPIFVLNRTPQQVKDLATLDGELADPKSEVDQQPEYCKNPTRAIKENIWVAVGICTHLGCSPTYRPDVGAADLGGNWKGGFFCPCHGSKFDLAGRVFKGVPAPTNLVIPPYKYVNDNVVLIGEDK
- a CDS encoding glutathione S-transferase N-terminal domain-containing protein — translated: MMTLYSGITCPFSHRCRFVLFEKGMDFEIKDIDIFNKPEDLAIMNPYNQVPVLVERDLVLYESNIINEYIDERFPHPQLMPADPVQRGRGRLVLHRLEKELFVHVQTLENVAATSKEQAKAREAITQGLTMIAPAYAKNKYVLGDDFSMIDVALAPLLWRLDHYDIKLGKAAAPLLKSAERIFQRQAFIDALTPAEKAMRK